In Pseudomonas sp. MTM4, one genomic interval encodes:
- the folK gene encoding 2-amino-4-hydroxy-6-hydroxymethyldihydropteridine diphosphokinase — protein MPLTRVLLGLGSNNRREQNLTAGLDALEQLLGDMHCSPVFESVAVGYKGDNFYNLVVSGITELPLMELDRRLKFIEADNGRYAPDRKGLPLDIDVLVFGDLVGNFHGLELPRPETLKNAFVLWPLALLAPDVQHPVAGCRFAELWRDSAIDQKLWPVAFQWKGVELTPLTLLHACATS, from the coding sequence ATGCCGCTGACTCGCGTACTGCTCGGGCTGGGCAGCAACAACAGACGTGAACAGAACCTGACCGCTGGTCTCGACGCGCTGGAGCAGCTGCTTGGCGACATGCACTGTTCGCCTGTTTTCGAAAGCGTCGCGGTGGGTTACAAGGGCGACAATTTCTACAACCTGGTCGTTTCCGGAATCACCGAGTTGCCGCTGATGGAGCTGGATCGTCGGCTCAAGTTCATCGAGGCGGACAATGGCCGCTACGCGCCGGATCGTAAAGGCCTGCCGCTGGATATCGATGTATTGGTGTTTGGCGATTTGGTGGGCAATTTTCACGGGCTGGAACTGCCGCGCCCGGAAACTCTGAAGAATGCCTTCGTGCTCTGGCCGTTGGCATTGCTGGCGCCGGATGTTCAGCATCCGGTCGCGGGGTGCAGGTTTGCCGAGCTTTGGCGGGATTCGGCGATCGATCAAAAGCTCTGGCCTGTTGCTTTTCAATGGAAAGGGGTGGAGCTGACGCCGCTCACCCTGCTGCACGCCTGCGCGACTTCCTGA
- a CDS encoding SpoVR family protein, whose protein sequence is MKRQPISTGSEWTFDLIRTYDREIGRIAERYALDTYPNQIEVITAEQMMDAYASVGMPLGYHHWSYGKHFLSTEKSYTRGQMGLAYEIVINSDPCIAYLMEENTITMQALVIAHASYGHNSFFKGNYLFRTWTDASSIIDYLVFAKQYITQCEERHGIDAVEDLLDSCHALMNYGVDRYKRPYPISAEEERRRQKDREEHLQKQINDLWRTIPKFGEKDDERQRDQRFPAEPQENILYFIEKHAPLLEPWQREVVRIVRKIAQYFYPQRQTQVMNEGWATFWHYTLLNDLYDEGLVTDGFMMEFLQSHTSVIYQPGFDSPYYSGINPYTLGFAMYQDIRRICENPTEEDKRWFPDIAGSDWLTTVKFAMNNFKDESFILQFLSPKVIRDLKLFSILDDDQKDELLVPAIHDESGYHTIRELLAAQYNLGNREPNVQVWSVDRRGDRSLTLRHQQHDRKPLGGSTDEILKHLHRLWGFDVHLHSMQDDKLVTTHHMPPRVEPEADSRFPGMN, encoded by the coding sequence ATGAAACGACAGCCCATATCCACCGGCTCGGAATGGACCTTCGACCTGATCCGTACCTACGACCGCGAGATTGGACGTATCGCCGAGCGCTATGCGCTGGATACCTACCCGAACCAGATCGAAGTCATCACCGCCGAGCAGATGATGGACGCCTACGCGTCGGTGGGCATGCCACTGGGCTACCACCACTGGTCCTACGGCAAGCATTTCCTCAGCACGGAAAAATCTTACACGCGCGGCCAGATGGGGCTGGCCTACGAGATCGTGATCAACTCCGACCCCTGCATCGCCTATCTGATGGAAGAAAACACCATCACCATGCAGGCCTTGGTGATCGCCCACGCCAGCTACGGTCACAACAGCTTTTTCAAGGGCAATTACCTGTTCCGCACCTGGACCGATGCCAGCTCGATCATCGACTACCTCGTGTTCGCCAAGCAGTACATCACCCAATGCGAGGAACGCCATGGCATCGACGCAGTGGAAGATTTGCTCGATTCCTGCCATGCCCTGATGAATTACGGCGTCGACCGTTACAAGCGCCCCTACCCCATCTCCGCCGAAGAGGAACGGCGTCGCCAGAAGGACCGCGAAGAGCATCTGCAAAAGCAGATCAACGACCTCTGGCGGACCATTCCCAAATTCGGCGAGAAGGACGACGAGCGCCAACGTGACCAGCGTTTCCCGGCCGAACCGCAGGAGAACATTCTTTATTTCATCGAGAAGCACGCGCCTCTGCTGGAGCCCTGGCAGCGCGAGGTGGTTCGTATCGTGCGCAAGATCGCGCAGTACTTCTATCCGCAGCGCCAGACTCAGGTGATGAACGAAGGCTGGGCGACCTTCTGGCACTACACCTTGCTTAACGACCTCTACGACGAGGGCCTGGTGACCGACGGTTTCATGATGGAGTTTCTGCAGTCGCACACCAGCGTGATCTATCAACCCGGCTTCGACAGTCCGTATTACAGCGGCATCAACCCCTACACGCTTGGGTTCGCCATGTATCAGGACATCCGCCGGATCTGTGAGAACCCCACAGAGGAAGACAAGCGCTGGTTCCCGGATATTGCCGGCAGCGACTGGCTGACCACGGTGAAGTTCGCCATGAACAACTTCAAGGACGAGAGCTTCATCCTACAATTTCTCTCGCCGAAGGTGATCCGCGATCTCAAGTTGTTCAGCATCCTCGACGACGATCAGAAAGACGAGCTACTGGTCCCGGCCATCCATGACGAAAGCGGCTATCACACCATTCGCGAATTGCTGGCCGCACAATACAACCTCGGCAATCGCGAGCCTAACGTGCAGGTGTGGAGCGTCGATCGTCGCGGCGATCGCTCACTGACCCTGCGCCATCAGCAACACGACCGCAAACCGCTGGGTGGCTCAACCGACGAGATACTCAAACACCTGCATCGGCTCTGGGGCTTCGATGTTCACTTGCACTCGATGCAGGACGACAAGCTCGTCACCACGCACCACATGCCACCCCGGGTCGAACCGGAGGCCGACAGCAGGTTTCCTGGCATGAACTGA
- the dnaG gene encoding DNA primase produces the protein MAGLIPQSFIDDLLNRSDIVEVVSSRIQLKKAGKNYTACCPFHKEKTPSFSVSPDKQFYYCFGCGAGGNALGFVMDHDSLEFPQAVEELAKRAGMEVPREESGSGRKPRQPVDSPLYPLLDAAAEYYRQALKGHPARKAAVEYLKGRGLSGVIARDFGLGFAPPGWDNLMKHLGGDALQQKAMIDAGLLIENAETGRSYDRFRDRVMFPIRDSRGRIIAFGGRVLGDDKPKYLNSPETPVFHKGQELYGLFEARKANRDLDEIMVVEGYMDVIALAQQGLRNAVATLGTATSDEHLKRLFRIVPSVLFCFDGDAAGRKAAWRALESALPNLQDGRRARFLFLPEGEDPDTLVRREGTDAFMARIQQQAQPLADYFFQQLSEEADPRSLEGKAHLATLAAPLIEKIPGANLRALMRQRLGEITGLHSEALQQMSAASPSAASEYDDSVYYDTGSGQDEGDYYVPSEPAQPKRNGKKEWKKDWKKTGQQPDFKARAPRKPATVEPPALTTLRTLLHHPELAQKVEDVSHFAAEDDTYAQLLVALLGTLQKNPKLRSLQLIARWHGTDQGRLLRALAEKEWLISADNLEQQFFDTIKTLAARQRERSLESLLRKARQGELSAEEKDQLRNLLNRNSAPAISTSTGA, from the coding sequence ATGGCCGGCCTGATACCGCAATCGTTCATCGATGATCTCCTGAACCGCTCCGACATCGTCGAAGTGGTGAGTTCGCGTATTCAGCTGAAAAAAGCCGGCAAGAACTACACCGCCTGCTGCCCGTTTCACAAGGAAAAGACCCCATCGTTCAGCGTCAGCCCCGACAAGCAGTTCTATTACTGCTTCGGCTGCGGCGCCGGCGGCAACGCGCTGGGCTTCGTCATGGATCACGACAGCCTGGAATTCCCTCAGGCCGTCGAGGAGCTGGCCAAGCGCGCCGGCATGGAAGTGCCCCGCGAAGAAAGCGGCTCCGGACGCAAACCGCGTCAGCCGGTAGATTCGCCGCTCTACCCACTACTGGATGCCGCCGCCGAGTATTACCGTCAGGCACTCAAGGGACACCCGGCCCGCAAGGCCGCAGTGGAATACCTCAAGGGCCGCGGCCTGTCCGGCGTCATCGCCCGGGATTTCGGTCTCGGCTTCGCGCCGCCCGGCTGGGACAATCTGATGAAACATCTGGGCGGCGACGCCCTGCAACAGAAGGCGATGATCGATGCCGGCCTGCTGATCGAGAATGCCGAAACCGGAAGAAGCTACGACCGCTTCCGCGACCGCGTGATGTTTCCCATCCGCGACAGTCGAGGACGCATTATTGCTTTCGGCGGCCGGGTGCTAGGCGACGACAAACCAAAATACCTGAACTCACCGGAAACACCGGTCTTCCACAAGGGCCAGGAACTCTACGGCCTCTTCGAGGCCCGCAAAGCCAACCGCGATCTGGATGAAATCATGGTCGTCGAAGGCTATATGGACGTGATCGCACTGGCCCAGCAAGGCCTGCGCAACGCCGTCGCCACACTCGGCACGGCCACCAGCGACGAACATCTCAAGCGGCTGTTCCGCATCGTCCCCAGCGTACTGTTCTGCTTCGACGGCGATGCGGCGGGCCGCAAGGCGGCTTGGCGAGCGCTGGAGTCTGCCCTGCCGAATTTGCAGGACGGTCGGCGCGCACGCTTTCTGTTCCTGCCGGAAGGCGAAGATCCTGACACCCTGGTGCGCCGCGAGGGCACCGATGCCTTCATGGCTCGAATACAGCAACAAGCCCAACCACTGGCCGACTACTTTTTCCAGCAACTCAGCGAAGAAGCAGACCCACGCTCACTGGAAGGCAAGGCGCACTTGGCCACACTGGCCGCGCCACTCATCGAAAAAATACCGGGCGCCAACCTACGCGCCCTGATGCGCCAGCGCCTCGGCGAGATCACCGGACTGCATAGCGAAGCACTTCAGCAGATGAGTGCCGCATCACCGAGTGCCGCTTCGGAATACGACGACAGCGTCTATTACGACACCGGCTCCGGGCAAGACGAAGGTGACTATTACGTACCGTCCGAACCGGCTCAGCCGAAACGCAATGGCAAGAAAGAGTGGAAGAAGGACTGGAAAAAAACTGGCCAGCAGCCAGACTTCAAAGCCCGAGCGCCAAGAAAACCAGCCACCGTAGAGCCGCCGGCTCTGACTACACTGCGCACGCTCCTGCATCATCCGGAGCTTGCCCAGAAAGTTGAAGATGTGAGTCATTTCGCCGCAGAAGATGACACCTACGCTCAGTTGCTCGTCGCGCTTCTCGGCACGCTGCAGAAGAATCCCAAGCTACGCAGCCTGCAATTGATTGCTCGCTGGCATGGAACCGACCAAGGGCGTCTTTTACGCGCACTTGCGGAGAAAGAATGGCTGATCTCGGCCGATAACCTTGAACAACAGTTTTTCGACACCATTAAGACTCTGGCCGCCAGACAACGTGAACGCAGCCTTGAGTCGCTGCTCCGCAAAGCTCGCCAGGGTGAACTCAGCGCAGAGGAGAAAGACCAACTGCGCAACCTGCTAAATCGCAACTCAGCACCCGCTATATCGACCTCAACTGGCGCGTGA
- the rpoD gene encoding RNA polymerase sigma factor RpoD, which translates to MSGKAQQQSRLKELIQRGREQGYLTYAEVNDHLPEDISDPEQVEDIIRMINDMGINVFEVAPDADALLLAEADTDEAAAEEAAAALAAVETDIGRTTDPVRMYMREMGTVELLTREGEIEIAKRIEEGIREVMSAVAHFPGTVDSILADYERVTNEGGRLSDILSGYIDPDDDGAAAPQEVEPVAPQATAKPAADDKDDDEEDDSDSEEEEGDGGPDPEVARVRFGAVAEQLEVAKKALKKHGRGSQQATDALQELATLFMPIKLIPKQYDALVERVRGALGQVRAQERAIMQICVRDARMPRADFLRQFPSNETDLGWADQLASSKSKYAEAIAARKEDIQRCQEKLLTLEEECALVIADIKDINRRMSIGEAKARRAKKEMVEANLRLVISIAKKYTNRGLQFLDLIQEGNIGLMKAVDKFEYRRGYKFSTYATWWIRQAITRSIADQARTIRIPVHMIETINKLNRISRQMLQEMGREPTPEELGERMEMPEDKIRKVLKIAKEPISMETPIGDDEDSHLGDFIEDSAMQSPIDVATVESLKEATREVLSGLTAREAKVLRMRFGIDMNTDHTLEEVGKQFDVTRERIRQIEAKALRKLRHPTRSEHLRSFLDE; encoded by the coding sequence ATGTCCGGAAAAGCGCAACAGCAGTCTCGTCTCAAAGAATTGATCCAGCGTGGTCGTGAGCAGGGTTACCTGACTTACGCCGAGGTCAATGACCACCTACCGGAGGATATTTCCGATCCGGAACAGGTGGAAGACATCATTCGCATGATCAACGACATGGGTATCAATGTATTCGAGGTTGCCCCGGATGCCGATGCCCTGTTGCTGGCCGAAGCCGATACCGATGAAGCCGCCGCCGAAGAGGCCGCCGCGGCTCTCGCGGCTGTGGAAACGGATATCGGCCGTACCACCGACCCTGTGCGCATGTACATGCGCGAAATGGGCACCGTCGAACTGCTGACCCGCGAAGGCGAAATCGAAATCGCCAAACGCATCGAGGAAGGCATTCGCGAAGTGATGAGCGCCGTTGCCCATTTCCCAGGCACCGTGGACAGCATTCTCGCCGACTACGAGCGCGTCACCAACGAAGGCGGCCGCCTGTCCGACATTCTCAGCGGCTATATCGATCCTGACGACGACGGCGCTGCCGCACCGCAGGAAGTCGAGCCTGTTGCACCTCAGGCGACAGCAAAGCCGGCTGCGGATGACAAGGACGACGACGAAGAAGACGACTCCGACAGCGAGGAAGAAGAAGGCGATGGCGGTCCGGATCCGGAAGTTGCTCGCGTTCGATTCGGCGCTGTCGCCGAGCAGTTGGAAGTCGCCAAGAAGGCCCTGAAGAAGCACGGCCGGGGCAGCCAGCAAGCGACCGACGCGCTGCAGGAGCTGGCCACACTGTTCATGCCGATCAAGCTCATCCCCAAGCAGTACGATGCGCTGGTCGAGCGCGTACGCGGCGCCTTAGGCCAGGTCCGCGCACAGGAACGCGCCATCATGCAGATCTGCGTGCGCGACGCGCGTATGCCTCGCGCCGACTTCCTTCGTCAGTTTCCAAGCAACGAGACCGACCTGGGCTGGGCCGATCAGCTGGCCAGCAGCAAGAGCAAGTACGCTGAAGCCATTGCCGCACGCAAGGAAGACATCCAGCGCTGCCAGGAAAAGCTGCTCACCCTGGAAGAAGAATGCGCATTGGTGATCGCTGACATCAAGGACATCAACCGCCGCATGTCCATCGGCGAGGCCAAGGCCCGCCGGGCGAAGAAAGAAATGGTCGAGGCCAACCTACGCCTGGTCATCTCCATCGCCAAAAAGTACACCAACCGCGGCCTGCAATTCCTCGACCTGATTCAGGAAGGCAACATCGGCCTGATGAAGGCGGTGGACAAGTTCGAATACCGTCGCGGCTACAAGTTCTCGACGTACGCCACTTGGTGGATTCGCCAGGCGATCACTCGCTCCATTGCTGACCAGGCGCGGACCATCCGCATCCCGGTGCACATGATCGAGACGATCAACAAGCTCAACCGCATCTCCCGTCAGATGCTGCAGGAAATGGGCCGCGAGCCCACCCCTGAAGAGCTTGGCGAGCGCATGGAAATGCCCGAGGACAAGATCCGCAAGGTCTTGAAGATCGCCAAAGAGCCGATCTCCATGGAAACACCGATCGGCGACGACGAAGACTCGCACCTGGGCGACTTCATCGAGGACTCCGCCATGCAATCGCCGATCGATGTGGCGACCGTGGAAAGCCTCAAGGAAGCCACTCGCGAAGTTCTCTCCGGCCTCACCGCAAGGGAAGCCAAGGTCCTGCGCATGCGCTTCGGCATCGACATGAACACCGACCACACCCTTGAGGAAGTCGGCAAACAGTTCGACGTCACCCGCGAGCGGATCCGTCAGATCGAAGCCAAGGCACTGCGCAAGCTGCGCCACCCGACGAGAAGCGAGCATCTGCGCTCCTTCCTCGACGAGTAA
- the plsY gene encoding glycerol-3-phosphate 1-O-acyltransferase PlsY — MFWQLTLLAYLTGSLSFAILLSRLAGAPDPRAGGSGNPGATNMLRLAGRRLAISTLIGDLLKGLLPVLLAAALGLSIQQQAWIALAAVLGHLYPLYFRFHGGKGVATAAGALLGLHPPTALLALIIWLVVLKATRTSSLAALAALPLCLPFLAWQQPGALWPMTILAALIVWRHRINLRDLFAGTERHF, encoded by the coding sequence ATGTTCTGGCAACTGACACTGCTCGCCTATCTGACCGGCTCGCTATCATTCGCCATTCTACTTAGTCGCCTGGCGGGTGCCCCCGACCCGCGTGCTGGCGGTTCCGGCAACCCCGGCGCCACCAATATGCTGCGGCTTGCCGGGAGGCGCCTGGCGATCTCAACCTTGATCGGCGATCTGCTCAAGGGCCTGCTGCCGGTGTTGCTCGCTGCAGCGTTGGGCCTATCCATCCAGCAACAAGCCTGGATTGCGCTCGCAGCGGTGCTGGGTCATCTGTATCCACTGTACTTCCGCTTTCATGGCGGCAAGGGCGTGGCTACCGCCGCTGGCGCCCTGCTCGGACTTCACCCACCGACCGCACTGCTCGCGCTGATCATCTGGCTGGTGGTGCTCAAAGCGACTCGCACCAGCTCACTGGCCGCACTTGCGGCATTACCGCTCTGCCTGCCCTTTCTGGCCTGGCAACAGCCTGGCGCGCTCTGGCCCATGACTATACTGGCCGCGCTTATCGTCTGGCGTCACCGGATCAATTTGCGCGACCTGTTCGCAGGCACGGAGCGGCATTTCTAG
- the tsaD gene encoding tRNA (adenosine(37)-N6)-threonylcarbamoyltransferase complex transferase subunit TsaD: MLVLGLETSCDETGVALYDSEHGLLADALFSQIDLHRVYGGVVPELASRDHVKRMLPLIRQVLEEAGRDSSQIDAVAYTAGPGLVGALLVGASCAQAMAFAWGIPAVGVHHMEGHLLAPMLEEHPPAFPFVALLVSGGHTQLVRVDGIGRYELLGESVDDAAGEAFDKTAKLMGLRYPGGPEIAALAERGTPGRFTFPRPMTDRPGLDFSFSGLKTSTLTTWQHCRNAGDDGEQTRCDIALAFQQAVVETLTIKCQRALKQTGLNSLVIAGGVSANLALRKSLEAMLGELNGQVFYARPRFCTDNGAMIAYAGCQRLLAGQQDGPDISVQARWPMETLSAV, from the coding sequence ATGCTGGTGCTGGGGCTGGAAACATCATGCGACGAGACCGGCGTCGCGCTGTACGACAGCGAGCACGGCCTGCTGGCCGATGCCCTGTTCAGCCAGATCGACCTGCATCGCGTCTATGGCGGCGTGGTGCCGGAGCTGGCCTCGCGCGATCATGTAAAGCGCATGCTACCGCTGATTCGTCAGGTGCTCGAAGAAGCTGGGCGCGATTCAAGCCAGATCGATGCGGTTGCCTACACCGCGGGCCCCGGTCTCGTCGGGGCGTTGCTGGTCGGCGCGTCCTGTGCCCAGGCGATGGCCTTTGCCTGGGGCATTCCGGCAGTCGGCGTGCATCATATGGAAGGGCATCTGTTGGCGCCAATGCTCGAAGAGCATCCGCCGGCGTTCCCCTTCGTCGCGTTGCTGGTATCCGGTGGCCATACGCAGCTGGTTCGTGTCGACGGTATCGGCCGTTATGAACTGCTTGGCGAGTCGGTGGACGATGCCGCTGGCGAGGCCTTCGACAAAACGGCCAAGCTCATGGGTCTACGCTATCCGGGTGGTCCGGAAATCGCTGCGCTTGCCGAACGCGGGACGCCAGGCCGATTCACCTTCCCGCGGCCGATGACTGATCGGCCTGGGCTGGATTTCAGCTTCAGCGGCCTCAAAACCTCCACACTCACGACCTGGCAGCACTGCCGTAACGCTGGCGACGACGGCGAGCAGACTCGTTGCGATATTGCGCTGGCCTTTCAGCAGGCCGTCGTCGAGACGCTGACCATTAAATGCCAACGTGCCTTGAAGCAGACGGGCCTTAATAGTCTGGTGATAGCTGGCGGCGTGAGTGCCAATCTGGCGCTGCGTAAGAGTCTTGAAGCCATGCTCGGTGAGTTGAACGGGCAGGTGTTCTACGCGCGGCCACGTTTCTGTACCGATAACGGCGCTATGATCGCGTACGCCGGTTGTCAGCGATTACTGGCTGGTCAGCAGGATGGCCCGGACATCTCAGTTCAGGCGCGATGGCCAATGGAAACGCTGTCAGCGGTATGA
- the folB gene encoding dihydroneopterin aldolase, whose protein sequence is MDTVFIEGLEVDTLIGAYDWERGIRQCLRLDLTLGWDIRPAAENDELDKALDYAEVTAAIDRFAQASRFELVETFAERLAASLMSQFGIPWLRLRVTKPGVNTRASALGVEIERGCR, encoded by the coding sequence GTGGATACAGTTTTCATCGAGGGGCTGGAAGTGGACACGCTGATCGGCGCCTACGATTGGGAGCGCGGCATTCGGCAGTGCTTGCGTCTGGATCTGACGCTCGGCTGGGACATTCGCCCTGCCGCGGAGAATGACGAGCTGGACAAGGCGCTGGATTACGCCGAAGTGACTGCTGCTATCGATCGCTTCGCACAGGCTTCTCGCTTCGAGCTGGTCGAAACCTTCGCCGAGCGGCTGGCTGCCAGTCTGATGAGCCAGTTCGGTATTCCCTGGTTGAGACTGCGGGTCACCAAACCGGGCGTCAATACTCGCGCGTCGGCGCTGGGCGTGGAGATCGAACGCGGATGCCGCTGA
- a CDS encoding multifunctional CCA addition/repair protein, whose protein sequence is MQIYKVGGAVRDRLLGRPVTEVDWVVVGSSAEEMQAKGFRPVGADFPVFLHPATGEEYALARTERKSGRGYGGFTFYASPDVTLEEDLTRRDLTINAMAEDEQGQLIDPYGGQSDLAARQLRHVSSAFAEDPLRVLRVARFAARYADLGFSVATETQALMRQLAESGELQALTPERSWKEISRALMEPRPDVFVQVLHECGALKELFPEIEQLFNEPQPDTQATASEHLLRVMRQCAIEQQPLPVRWACLLQHLGKPAAPDGSASKPCKRELRQIEAVNSRYKVPRDCQELAMLAGEFLGFSHGAMTLSALMLFELLQHFDIYRRPERFDLFLATCEMDARARADFATGGYPQADYLRGAAESARAVQVKPLIERGYKGAELGEALKLERLKAVRQYCRKHHPD, encoded by the coding sequence ATGCAGATCTACAAAGTCGGTGGTGCGGTGCGTGATCGTTTACTGGGGCGTCCGGTAACCGAGGTGGATTGGGTGGTGGTCGGCTCCAGCGCCGAGGAAATGCAGGCCAAGGGCTTTCGCCCGGTGGGCGCGGACTTCCCGGTTTTCCTTCATCCGGCTACCGGCGAGGAATATGCGCTGGCCCGCACCGAGCGCAAGAGCGGCCGGGGCTACGGCGGTTTCACCTTTTATGCGAGCCCCGACGTCACGCTGGAAGAAGACCTGACCCGCCGGGACCTGACCATCAACGCCATGGCCGAGGATGAGCAGGGCCAGCTGATCGACCCCTACGGCGGCCAGTCGGATCTGGCGGCGCGTCAACTCCGGCATGTATCTTCTGCTTTTGCCGAAGACCCGTTGAGGGTGCTACGTGTGGCCCGCTTTGCAGCGCGCTATGCCGATCTCGGCTTCAGCGTTGCCACCGAAACGCAAGCATTGATGCGCCAGCTTGCCGAATCGGGTGAACTCCAAGCGTTGACGCCGGAGCGTAGCTGGAAAGAGATTTCGCGCGCCTTGATGGAGCCTCGCCCTGACGTGTTCGTGCAAGTGCTGCATGAATGCGGCGCGCTGAAGGAGCTTTTTCCGGAGATCGAGCAGCTGTTCAACGAGCCGCAACCGGACACTCAGGCTACCGCCAGCGAACATCTGCTCCGGGTAATGCGCCAGTGCGCGATTGAGCAGCAACCGCTGCCGGTGCGCTGGGCCTGTTTGCTACAGCATCTGGGAAAGCCGGCTGCGCCGGATGGCTCGGCGTCGAAGCCCTGCAAACGGGAATTGCGGCAGATCGAAGCCGTCAACAGCCGTTACAAGGTGCCGCGAGATTGCCAAGAGCTGGCCATGTTGGCGGGTGAGTTTCTCGGTTTTAGTCATGGCGCGATGACGCTATCGGCGCTCATGCTGTTCGAACTGCTACAACACTTCGACATCTACCGCCGCCCGGAGCGCTTCGATCTGTTCCTCGCCACCTGTGAAATGGACGCGCGGGCCCGTGCGGACTTCGCGACTGGGGGCTATCCCCAAGCCGATTATTTGCGAGGTGCCGCTGAGTCCGCCCGGGCTGTACAGGTGAAGCCGTTGATCGAGCGGGGCTACAAAGGCGCGGAGCTGGGCGAAGCACTCAAACTCGAACGCTTGAAAGCGGTTCGGCAGTATTGCCGCAAGCACCATCCCGACTGA
- the rpsU gene encoding 30S ribosomal protein S21, translating to MPNVKVKENEPFDVALRRFKRSCEKAGVLAEVRSREFYEKPTAERKRKAAAAVKRHAKKVQREQRRSVRLY from the coding sequence ATGCCCAACGTTAAAGTTAAAGAGAACGAACCATTCGACGTAGCTCTGCGTCGCTTCAAGCGTTCTTGCGAAAAAGCCGGCGTGCTGGCCGAAGTCCGCAGCCGTGAGTTCTACGAGAAGCCCACTGCCGAGCGCAAGCGTAAAGCTGCTGCCGCAGTCAAGCGTCACGCCAAGAAAGTGCAGCGCGAACAGCGCCGCAGCGTTCGCCTGTACTGA